A region from the Desulfurispira natronophila genome encodes:
- a CDS encoding DUF2628 domain-containing protein: MESNSTRQAHFESREELRELLSAHLGKPEKAPLFVDALEKMFINNHLTFKPTWSWWAFLFSWAYLLYRRLYLYAGLFFLANLITGLVGLNIAVMIAAGISAKYLYLKKFLEDLQKAGHGRLSGYAVRKNLEQLGGYHPWVIWVMAALAVVSLLGIAIL, encoded by the coding sequence ATGGAATCCAACTCAACGCGCCAGGCGCACTTTGAAAGTCGCGAGGAGCTACGGGAGCTTTTGAGCGCTCACCTGGGCAAGCCAGAGAAGGCCCCTCTGTTTGTTGATGCCCTGGAAAAAATGTTTATCAACAATCACCTTACCTTCAAGCCCACCTGGAGCTGGTGGGCCTTTCTCTTTAGCTGGGCCTATCTGCTCTACCGACGCCTCTACCTCTATGCCGGCCTTTTTTTCCTGGCCAATCTCATCACCGGCCTGGTGGGACTTAATATCGCCGTAATGATTGCGGCGGGGATCAGTGCCAAATACCTTTATTTAAAAAAATTTCTGGAGGATCTACAAAAGGCCGGCCACGGCCGACTCTCTGGTTATGCCGTACGGAAGAACCTGGAGCAGCTGGGGGGCTACCACCCCTGGGTAATCTGGGTTATGGCGGCGTTGGCAGTTGTAAGCTTGCTGGGTATCGCTATACTGTGA
- the gmhB gene encoding D-glycero-beta-D-manno-heptose 1,7-bisphosphate 7-phosphatase — protein MKRRYAFFLDRDGTINQEVEYLHRWEDFRYENGAIEALRILQSQGGQLVVVTNQSGVARGYYDAEAVQNLHRHMQADMRQQGVFIAGIYDCPHHPDFSGPCSCRKPKPGMLQQAASDLDIDLAHSWIIGDKIDDIEAGYRAGCHGGILVSTGHGKRHAHITPDFGHFFHFHRSPNLLQAAYYLADNGEKEE, from the coding sequence GTGAAGCGTAGATACGCCTTTTTTCTCGACCGCGACGGCACGATCAACCAGGAGGTGGAGTACCTGCACCGCTGGGAGGATTTTCGATACGAAAACGGCGCTATCGAGGCACTTCGTATATTGCAAAGCCAGGGTGGACAATTAGTGGTTGTAACCAACCAGTCTGGCGTGGCACGAGGCTATTACGACGCTGAGGCGGTACAGAACCTGCACCGCCATATGCAGGCAGACATGCGGCAGCAAGGAGTCTTCATTGCTGGTATATACGACTGCCCTCATCACCCTGATTTCAGCGGTCCTTGCTCCTGTCGCAAGCCTAAACCCGGTATGCTGCAGCAGGCAGCCAGTGACCTGGATATCGATCTGGCGCACTCCTGGATTATCGGCGATAAAATAGATGATATAGAGGCTGGATACCGAGCGGGATGCCACGGCGGCATACTGGTCAGTACCGGCCACGGCAAAAGGCATGCTCACATAACCCCCGATTTTGGTCACTTCTTTCACTTTCACCGTAGCCCAAACTTGCTCCAGGCAGCATATTACCTGGCAGACAACGGAGAGAAGGAGGAGTAA
- a CDS encoding NAD(P)H-hydrate dehydratase, giving the protein MRILNAQQMAQMDRYTIHELGVPGLLLMENAGMAVVRAITERVRPHQALAILCGKGNNGGDGYVIARLLYLQGYAVTIFHAGRPSTDDSRLNYDIAQRLRIPVMPLEAFEPQCFFAVVDALFGTGLERPIEGVFASAVEAANGVALRFAVDIPSGVCGTTGRLLGTAFNAHFTVTMEYPKRGHYLYPGANLRGELLVAPIGISSHALPPEAPHLVDQLRGALPRRNGDSHKGTFGHLLCVGGTVGKAGAIRLGAKAAMETGCGLVSVASNHQVVQSLQFAEPEIMSVIVPCYDSLLPEGDSASHVLEHPYDAMVIGPGGGRHSRLVQFYWEVIQGASCPVVIDADALYCEDEDRNDILEAIIRRSNGTVLTPHPKEFERLTGTPLPELESCKLDIAREWALKLGCTLVLKGARTTVAWSNGDVYLLDCPNAALAKGGSGDVLAGIIGSLLAQGMDADRAALEGCKLHALAGQIMSQRHGSYSGGPLKHIQSIATAIAQFEEEVQV; this is encoded by the coding sequence ATGCGTATACTCAACGCACAACAGATGGCCCAGATGGACCGATATACCATCCATGAGTTGGGAGTGCCGGGTCTTTTGCTTATGGAAAATGCCGGTATGGCCGTGGTGCGAGCCATTACAGAGCGGGTTCGTCCTCACCAGGCCCTGGCTATCCTCTGCGGCAAAGGCAACAATGGAGGAGATGGATACGTCATTGCCCGACTGCTTTATCTTCAAGGTTATGCCGTAACCATTTTTCATGCCGGCAGACCCAGTACTGACGACTCAAGATTGAACTATGATATAGCCCAGCGTCTGAGGATACCTGTTATGCCACTGGAGGCATTTGAGCCTCAGTGTTTTTTCGCAGTGGTGGATGCCCTTTTTGGAACAGGGCTGGAGCGCCCCATTGAGGGCGTGTTCGCCAGTGCTGTCGAAGCTGCTAACGGCGTTGCTCTGCGGTTTGCTGTGGATATTCCCTCGGGGGTATGTGGCACGACGGGCCGCTTACTGGGAACTGCTTTCAACGCGCACTTTACCGTCACCATGGAGTACCCCAAGCGCGGTCATTACCTTTACCCCGGCGCCAACTTGCGGGGTGAGCTGCTGGTTGCACCCATTGGCATCAGCTCGCACGCACTTCCCCCGGAGGCCCCGCATCTGGTGGACCAGCTACGTGGTGCCTTACCCAGGCGCAACGGCGATTCCCACAAGGGAACCTTCGGGCACCTCCTCTGTGTAGGAGGCACTGTTGGCAAAGCCGGAGCTATCCGTCTTGGTGCCAAGGCGGCCATGGAGACCGGTTGTGGCCTGGTGAGCGTTGCCAGTAACCACCAGGTAGTGCAATCACTGCAGTTTGCTGAGCCGGAAATAATGAGCGTTATTGTCCCTTGCTACGACAGCCTGCTGCCGGAAGGAGACTCTGCCAGCCATGTCCTGGAGCACCCTTACGACGCCATGGTTATAGGGCCGGGAGGCGGTCGTCACTCTCGTCTGGTTCAGTTTTACTGGGAGGTGATTCAGGGGGCATCCTGTCCTGTGGTGATCGACGCCGATGCTCTTTATTGCGAAGATGAAGATCGCAACGATATACTGGAGGCCATTATCAGGCGCTCTAACGGCACTGTTCTGACACCCCACCCCAAAGAGTTTGAACGACTTACCGGTACTCCACTACCGGAACTGGAAAGCTGCAAGCTGGATATTGCCAGAGAGTGGGCACTGAAGCTGGGCTGCACATTGGTTCTTAAGGGAGCTCGCACCACCGTTGCGTGGAGTAACGGCGACGTATATTTGCTGGATTGCCCAAATGCCGCTTTAGCCAAGGGTGGCAGCGGTGATGTGTTGGCTGGAATCATCGGTTCCCTGCTGGCTCAGGGCATGGACGCTGACCGCGCTGCCTTGGAGGGTTGCAAACTTCACGCTCTGGCAGGTCAGATCATGTCTCAGCGCCATGGCAGTTACTCGGGAGGGCCATTGAAGCACATACAATCCATAGCCACCGCCATTGCCCAGTTTGAAGAGGAGGTCCAGGTATGA
- a CDS encoding RidA family protein, translated as MRTVVKTSQAPAAIGPYEQAITFQGVLYTSGQIPLDVNGDLVEGGIEEQTRQCLENLVAVCRAAGTSLRQALKVTIYLTDMEHFQSCNQIYQQYFEHSRPARSCVAVKALPKGALVEIEGIFALEGEQ; from the coding sequence ATGAGAACGGTTGTCAAAACATCCCAGGCCCCTGCGGCTATTGGTCCATATGAACAGGCTATTACTTTCCAGGGTGTGCTTTATACCTCTGGCCAGATTCCCCTTGATGTCAACGGTGATTTGGTGGAGGGAGGCATAGAGGAGCAGACGCGACAGTGCCTGGAGAACCTCGTTGCTGTTTGTCGCGCTGCCGGTACCTCTTTGCGCCAGGCACTGAAAGTCACCATCTATCTGACGGACATGGAGCACTTTCAATCATGCAATCAGATTTATCAGCAGTACTTTGAGCACAGCCGGCCGGCACGATCCTGTGTGGCCGTAAAAGCACTTCCCAAAGGTGCTCTTGTGGAAATAGAAGGGATCT